The Bradyrhizobium sp. CCGB01 genome segment GTCACCTTTCCCAGCATGTCGGCGGCTACGTGCTGACCCAGGACCGGCTCGACACCTATGTTCCGATCGGCAACGCCGCGATGGACGACCGCACCTTCATTGAATGGGACAAGGACGACGTCGACGCGCTCAACATGATGAAGGTCGACGTGCTCGCGCTGGGCATGCTGACCTGTATCCGGAAATGTTTTGATCTGATCGCGGACCACAAGGGGACGCGTTACGAGCTTGCGGATATCAAGGGGGAGGATGACGACGAAGTCTATCAGATGCTGCAGCGGGGCGAGTCGCTCGGCGTGTTCCAGGTCGAGAGCCGCGCGCAGATGAACATGCTTCCGCGCCTGAAGCCGCGGACGTTCTACGATCTCGTCATCGAGGTTGCGATCGTGCGGCCCGGGCCGATCCAGGGCGATATGGTGCATCCGTATTTGCGGCGGCGGAACGGTCAGGAGAAAGTGACCTACCCCTCGCCATCGCCCGAGCATGGTCCTGCAGACGAGCTCTACAAGGTGCTGCACAAGACGAAGGGCGTGCCTTTGTTCCAGGAACAGGCGATGCGCATCGCGATCGAGGCGGCAAGATTCACCTCCGAGGAGGCCAACGGCCTGCGCCGCTCGATGGCGACCTTCCGCAATGTCGGCACCATCGGCCAATACGAGGAGAAGCTGATCGGCAACATGGTCGCGCGCGGCTACGATGCCAACTTCGCCAGAAGCTGTTTCGACCAGATCAAGGGCTTTGGCTCCTACGGTTTTCCCGAGAGCCACGCGGCAAGCTTTGCGCAGCTCGTCTACATCTCGTCATGGCTGAAGTACCATCACCCCGATGCGTTCTGCTGCGGCCTGCTGAACTCGCAGCCGATGGGATTTTACGCGCCGGCGCAGATCGTCGGCGACGCCCGCAAGAACGGCGTCGAGGTGCGCGACATTGATGTCTCCTACAGCTTTGCGCAGAGCACGCCGGAGAATACCGATAAAAAATATTGCGCCGTGCGCCTCGGCTTCCGCCAGGTCGACGGTTTTCATTGGCTCGATCCGGATGAGGAGGAACTCAAGAGGCAGCAGGCGGAGCGGCAAGGCAAGGTCTATGTCACCCAGGAAGACTGGGCCGACCGCATCATCAAGGCGCGCACCCGCCACCCCTTTACTTCGCTCGAAGACTTTGCCCGCGACACCGGCCTGCCCAAGCGCGCGCTGATCCTGCTCGCGGATGCCGATGCGTTCCGCTCGCTCGGGCTCGATCGCCGCGAGGCGCTGTGGCAGGTGCGGCGGTTGCCTGACGACGTGCCGCTGCCGCTATTCGAAGCGGCGACCGCACGCGAGCAACCGGACGAGCACGCAAAGCCGCTGCCGGTGATGCCGCGCGCCGAGCAGGTGGTCGCGGACTACCAGACTATCCGCCTATCGCTGAAGGGCCATCCGATGGAATTTTTGCGTGAGATGTTTTCGCGCGAGCGTGTCGTCGCCTGCAAGGAGATCAGTCACGAAAACGAGCGGCGCCGCGTCCGCTGTGCTGGCGTGGTGCTGGTGCGGCAGCGGCCGGGCAGCGCCAGCGGCGTCGTGTTCATGACGCTGGAGGACGAAACCGGCATCGCCAATGTCGTGGTGTGGCCCAAAATCATGGAGCAGTATCGGAAAGAGGTGATGGGCGCGCGCCTGATCGAGGTGCAGGGCTACATTCAGAGCAGCCCGGAGAAGGTGACGCATCTGATCGCGCAGCGCATGATCGACCGTTCGCACGATCTGGTCGGTCTTGCCAACGATGCCCTGAGCCGCAAGCATCCGGTGCCGCCAGGAGCCACGGTGGTCGAGCCCCTCAACGATGACCCCCGCGCCCATGCGGATATGCCGGCACAAAAAATCCGCCACCCCCGCAACGTCCGCATCCTGCCGCCGTCGCGGGATTTTCATTGAGGGTTATGCGCCTCCGGCAAAACTGCCGTAGGGTGGGCAAAGGCGCGTAAGCGCCGTGCCTACCTTCCTGAGGTTTGTCGGGAAAGTGGTGGGCACGCTTCGCTTTGCCCACCCTACGAAGTCTGCGATGAGGCCGCGTTTCCCTAAAAATTCACCCGGTTCGAGATCGCGCCGTCCACGACGAGATTGGAGCCCGTGGTGAACCCCGACACCGGGCTTGCCAGAAACACCGCCGCGCTTGCGATCTCCTGCGGCGTTGCCATGCGGCCGGTCGGATTGCGCTTCATCGCGTCGTTGTAACGCTCGGGCATGTTCTGCTCGATCATGTTCCAGACGCCGCCCTTGAAGTAGACGGTGCCGGGCGAGACCACGTTGACGCGGATTTTCTTCTTGGCGTATTGCCGCGCCAATCCTTTGGCCATGTGGATCAGCGCGGCCTTGATCGGGCCGTAGGAGCTGGCGAGATCGGCCTGCGCCGCCGAGATCGAGGAGATGATGACGAAGGCGGCATCGCCGCTTTTCTCGCCGCTGGCTTCGAGGAACGGCCGCGCGCCGTCGAACGCATGCACGGCGCCGAGCACGTCGAGCCGGAAGTTCTGCTCCCACGACGCCGCGTCGTGGCCCTGCGCCATCGCGCCGGCATTGGCGAACAGCAGGTCGACGCCGCCAAGCTCCTTTGCAGCGCTCTCGATCCAGGATTTCAGCGCCGCGCCGTCAGTGACATCGACCGGACCGCCAGTGGCGCGGATGCCGCTCGCTTTCAACTCGGCGACGGTCGCCGCCACCTGATCCGCGTTGCGCGCGCACACCGCGACATTGGCGCCTTCACCGGCCAGCGTCGCCGCAATCGCCCGCCCGATGCCGCGCGTTCCACCGAGCACGATGGCGTTTTTTCCTTTGAGACCGAGATCCATTGTTTGGTTTTCCTTGTTGTTGGTCGTGCGGAGCTTAGTTATTTAGGCGAGGATGTCGAATTCGTTCGCGGTGTCATACCCCGCGCAGGCGGGGTATCCAGTACGCTGTGACGTCTTGGCTCTATCTCCAGCGTCTCTGGAATACTGGATCATCCGCTTTCGCGGATGATGACACCGTACGAGATGGCCAAGAGCACGCCCCCTCATTCCGGCGCGGCCCCCACCGGCGGGCCGCCGGGCGGGCGGTGCAGGAAGGTCAGCGAGGCGTAGGCGCCGGCCCAGGAGCCGATCGCCGCGAAAGCGACATAGACCGCGTTTTCGGTGTAGCTGATCACGGCGTAGGAGGAGAGCATGTACCAGACCGCGCTCCAGTTCGCGGCCGACATGCGCTTGCGCGCGATCACGGCCGAGGTGAACATGACATAGACCGCGTCGGTGGCCGCCGTTGCGATGAACACGGCGCCCGCGGTGAGGGGATCGATGGCGGCCATTGCATTCCTTTATGTGCTAATGGAGGGTCGTAAAAAAGTAAGGGAGAGAAGCGGTCATGCAAAGCCCCGCCGGCATTCTCAGCGACATTTGGACCTCCGTCGGTGGCGACGGCGCCGCGCTCGAACGTGTGCGGCTGACCGGTGAAGAACCGCAAATTCCGTCTTCGTTTCGCGTCGCCGTCGCCGGACAGACGACGATCGCTGCTGCGGGGCTCGCTGCAGCCGAAATCTGGCGGCTGCGCAGCGGAGAGGCGCAAAATGTCTCCGTCGACATGCGCCATGCCGTCGCCGAATGCCGTTCCGAGCGTTATCTGCGCCTCGACGACAAGCCGCCGCCGCCGGCCTGGGACGCGATCGCCGGCGTGTACAGGACCGGCGACAACCGCTTCGTCCGCTGCCACACCAATTTTCCGCATCATCGCGATGCCGTCTGCAAGGTGCTGGGCTGCGAGCCCGAGCGCGAAAAAGTGCAGGCCGCACTGATGCAGTGGAAGGGCGAAGATTTTGAAACTGCGGCTTATGCTGCGGGCGGCGTCGTTGCGTTGATGCGATCTCACGACGAATGGTCTGCGCTGCCACAGGCGCGCGCGCTCGCCGAACTGCCGCTGATCTCGATCGAGAAAATCGGCGAAGCCTCGCCCAAGTCGTGGCCAAAAGGCGATCGTCCGCTCGCGGGCCTGCGTGTGCTCGATCTCTCCCGCGTCATCGCGGGCCCCGTTGCCGGCCGCACGCTCGCCGCGCATGGCGCCGACGTGCTGCTGGTCTCGGGGCCCGAGCTGCCGGCCATTCCCTGGCTCACCATCGACACCGGCCGCGGCAAGCTCACGACTTTCATCGAACTGAAGAGCGAGGCGGGCAGGGCGCAGATGCGCGAGCTGCTGAAGGGCGCCGACATCTTCTCGCAAGGCTATCGTCCGCGCGCGCTTGCAGCCCTCGGCCTTTCACCGGAGGATGCGGCGGAGATCAATCCCGGCATCGTCTATGTCACGCTGTCGGCCTATGGTCACTCCGGTCCATGGGCCGAGCGGCGCGGTTTCGATTCACTGGTGCAGACCGCGACCGGCTTCAATCACGCCGAGGGCCAGGCCGCCGGCATCGACGGTCCGAAGGAGTTGCCGGCGCAGATGCTCGACCATGCTACCGGCTATCTGATGGCGTTCGGCGCGATGATGGCCAGGGCGCGCCAGGCCCGCGAAGGCGGCAGCTGGCACGTGCGCGTGTCGCTGGCGCAGACCGGGCGCTGGCTGTGGAATCTGGGCCGGCTCGACGGCGGTCTGAACACCCCGGATCTTACGGGCGAGGCCGTACATGCTGCGTTCATCGAGACCATGCCATCTGGCTTCGGCACGTTGAAGGCGGTGCGCCATGCGGCGCTGCTGTCGACAACGCCGGCAGGGTGGAGCCGTCCGGCGACGCCGCTCGGCAGTCATCCGGCACGATGGCCGGAGCAAAGCTGACGTGAAGCTGACGCATCGCAATATTTTAACGCAAACGGAAAGGCGTTCCTCGTTTTTTAGGTTGTTTGAAATCCCAATTCGGCACTATTAGCGCGACCGATAAGGCAGTCGTCTGCCGAGATCGTCGCAGACACGACCGGGCCCCATGGTAGTTGAAAATACCAAGCGATTGCAGGTGTTTACAAAACGACGGGTGATTTCATCCGTAGTTTTACTGGCACTCGCCGGCGCCGGTGCCTATGGCTTCGTCTATGCGGGGGCCAAGGAAAAGAAGCACTCCGAGCTTTCCAGTCAGTCGCGCAGGAATGCGCAGAACTTCACGCCGACGCCGTCCGAGTGGGCGACGCTGACGATCGAGCCGGTCAAGGCCAAGACCTTCCGGGCCGAATATGTCACCGAGGGCAAGGTCGCGGTCGACGAGGACCGCTCGACGCCGGTGTTCTCGCCCTATGCGGGCCGAGTGACCAAGCTGCTCGCCAAGCCGGGCGAGATGCTGAAGCAAGGTCAACCGCTGTTCACAATCGAGGCCGCCGACACCGTGCAGGCCCAGAACGATTTCATCGCGGCGATGACCGCGCAGAACAAGGCGAAGTCGGCGCTCGAGCTTTCCGACCTCCAGTTCAAGCGCGCCAAGGATCTCTACGAGGGCCGCGCCATTCCGCTGAAGGACTATCAGCAGGCGGAAGCGACCCAGGTCCAGGCGCAGAACGACATGCGCTCCTCGGGGACGGCGCTGGAGGCCGCGCGCAACAAGCTGCGCATCCTCGGCTTCACCGACGAGACCATCAAGGCATTCCTGGAGAAGGGCACGATCAATCCGGAGCTCACGATCTATTCGCCGATCTCCGGCACCGTCGTGCAGCGCAAGATCGGCCCGGGCCAGTACGTCAATTCCGGCGCCAGCGATCCGGTGTTCGTGGTCGGCGATCTCTCCACGGTCTGGCTCACCGCCTTCGTGCGCGAGAGTGATGCGGCCGCGGTGTGCATCGGGCAGGACATCACCGTCAACGTCATGGCGCTCCCGGGCCGTCCGCTCACCGCGAAGATCAACTATGTCGCCGCCGCGATTGATCCGACCACGCGCCGCCTGCTGGTCCGCGCCACCATCGACAACAAGGACGGGCTGCTCAAGCCCGAGATGTTCGCCAACGTCACGATCTATTCGGCCGGCGACCGTGCCGCGCCCGCGGTGCCGAAGCAGTCGCTGATCTACGAAGGCGACCAGGTCCGCATCTGGGTTGCGCGCGAGGACAAGTCGGTCGAGCTGCGCCAGATCAAGATCGGCCTCATCAACGGCAACCTCGTCGAGGTCACCAGCAATTTGAAGCCCGGCGAGCAGATCGTCGTGAAGGGCAGCCTCTTCATCGACCGCGCGGCGTCCGGTAGCTGATCGACGACCCAAGAAAATTGAAGACCTGAATGGATCGTCTCGTCGCCCTTGCCGTCAACCGGCGCTTCCTGATGGTGGGCATGTTCGTCGCCGTGATCATCGGCGGCCTGATCGCGTTCAACCAGCTCAACATCGAGGCCTATCCCGACCCGACCCCGCCGATGGTCGACATCGTGACGCAGAGCCCCGGCCTGTCGGCGGAAGAGATCGAGCGCTACATCACGATTCCGATCGAGACCCAGGTCGCAGGTTTGAAGAACCTCACGACCATCCGCACCATCTCGCTGTACGGCCTGTCCGACGTCAAACTCCAGTTCTCCTTCGCCTATACCTATGACGAGGCGTTGCAGCAGGTGCTGAACCGCCTGGCACAGCTTGCCCCGCTGCCGGGCAATGTGCAGCCGCAGATCTCGCCTCTGAGCCCGATCGGCGAAATCTTCCGCTATCGCCTCGTCGGCCCGCCGAACTACAGCGTGCTCGACCTCAAGACCATCCAGGACTGGATCCTCCAGCGCCGCTTCCGAGCCGTGCCCGGCGTGATCGACGTCACCGGCTGGGGCGGCAAGAGCAAAACCTACGAGCTCCAGGTCGATTTCAACAAGCTCGTCGCCAACGGCCTGACGCTGCCGCAACTGCTCCAGGCGGTCGGCAATGCGAACGTCAATGTCGGCGGCAACACCGTCAATATCGGCCAGCAATCGGCCGTGGTGCGCGGCGTCGGCCTGATCCGCTCGATCGACGACCTCGCCAACACCATGGTCTCGCAGACCAACGGCAATCCGGTGCTGGTCAAGGACGTCGCCACCGTCACCGTCGGCCAGAAGCCGCGTCTCGGCATCGCCGGCCTCGACGATTCCGACGACATCGTGCAGGGCATCGTCCTGATGCGCCGCGGCGAGCAGAGCTCGCCGACCATCAAGCGCGTCCACCAGCTCGTTCAAACCATCAACAACTCCAGCATCCTGCCGCCCGGCGTGCGCATCGAGCGCATCTACGACCGCGGCGACCTGATCGAGCTCACTACCCACACCGTGCTGCACAACATGGTGGTCGGCATTCTGCTGATCGTGCTGTTGCAGTGGATGTTCCTCGGCGATCTGCGCAGTGCGCTGATCGTCGGCGCCACCATTCCGTTCGCGCTGTTCTTCGCCGTGATCATCCTGGTGCTGCGCGGGGAATCGGCGAATTTGCTGTCGGTTGGCGCGATCGACTTCGGCCTGATCGTCGACGCCACCGTCATCATGGTGGAGGCGATCTTCCGGCGCCTGACGCAGACGACGCCGACGTCGGAATCCGAGCAGATGTCGCCGGAGACGCTGTTCGGCATGAAGAGCCATGCCATCCTCAGCGCCGCGGCGGACGTCTCGCGCTCGATCTTCTTTGCCGCCGCGATCATCATTGCGGCCTTCCTGCCGCTGTTCACGCTGTCAGGCGTCGAGGGCAACATCTTCGGGCCGATGGCGCGCACCTATGCCTACGCGCTTGCCGGCGGTTTGCTCGCCACCTTCACGGTGACGCCCGCGCTATCGGCGATCATCCTGCCCGCGCATGTCGAGGAGACCGAGACCAAGGTCATGCTGATCCTGCACCGGATCTACATGCCGGTGCTGAATTGGGCCGTCGCCAATCGCGGCATCATGCTCGGCGGCGCCGTCGGTCTCGTGCTGATGACGGTGGCGCTCAGCCGGCTGCTCGGCCTGGAATTCCTGCCCAAACTCGAAGAGGGCAATCTCTGGATCCGCGCCACGCTGCCGCCGACCATCTCGCTCCAGGAAGGCAATTCCTACGTCAACGAGATGCGCAAGGTGATCCGTGCCCGGCCCGAGGTCGAATCCGTGGTGTCGCAGCACGGCCGCCCCGACGACGGCACCGACGCCGCCGGTTTCTTCAACGCCGAATTCTTCGCGCCGCTGAAGCCCGCCAGCCAATGGCCCGGCACGCGTGACAAGGAAGAGCTGACCGCGCAACTGCTCAAGCAGCTCGACGACCGTTTCCCCGGAGTCGAGTTCAACTTCTCGCAATATCTCCAGGACAACGTCTCCGAGGCCGTCTCCGGCGTGAAGGGCGAGAACTCGATCAAGCTGTTCGGCAGCGATCTGCAGGCGCTCACCGACACCGCCAACAAGATCAAGTCGGTGCTGGCGACCGTGCAGGGCGTGACCGACCTTGCGGTCTTCACCTCGCTGGGACAGCCGACCGTCCAGATCGACATCGACCGCGCCAAGGCCGCGCGCTACGGGCTCGCGCCCGGCGATATCAACGCCACCATCAAGGTCGCGATCGGCGGCGATACCGCGGGCGATCTCTACGAGCCGGGCTCCGACCGTCACTTCCCGATCATCGTCCGCCTCGCGCCGGAATATCGCCGGAGCGCGGAAGCGATCCAGAATTTGCGTATCGGTGCGCCCGGGCCGAATGGTACCGTCACGCAGATTCCCTTGAGCGAGGTCGCCACGATCAGCCTCGTCTCCGGCGCCGCCTATATCTACCGCGAGCAGCAGGAGCGCTATCTGCCGATCAAGTTCTCGGTGCGCGAGCGCGACCTCGGCAGCGCGATCCGCGAAGCGCAGCAGAAGATCGCCGATCAGGTGCAGCTGCCGCCCGGCTCGCACATGGAATGGGTCGGCGAGTTCGGCAACCTCCAGGACGCGATCCGGCGGCTGTCGATCGTGGTGCCGATCTCGCTCGCGCTGATCGGCGTGCTGCTCTGGTTCAATTTCGGCTCGATGACCGACACGCTGCTCGCCATGAGCGTGATTCCGATGGCGATCTTCGGCGGCGTGCTCGGTCTCCTGATTACCGGCACCGCCTTCAGCGTCTCCGCCGCGATCGGCTTCATCGCGCTGTTCGGCATCGCCGTGATGGACGGCATCATCATCCTGTCGCAGTTCAACCAGCTCATCGAAGAAGGCATGGACCGCGTGAGCGCGGTGATACGCACCGGCGAATTGCAGCTCCGGCCGGTGCTGATGACGTGCGTCGTCGCCGGCGTCGGCCTGCTGCCGGCGGCGCTGTCGGAAGGCATCGGCTCGCAGGTGCAGAAGCCGCTCGCCGTCGTCGTCGTCACCGGCATGATGCTCGCGCCGGTCGTGATCCTGGTGACCCTGCCGGTCCTGATCTCGTTCTTCTCGCGGCGCGCGCGCTGAGCGCGGGCGCCGCTGCGATTCAAAAACCGTAGAGCCGTGCCGGATTGTCGACCAGGATCTTCTTGCGCACATCCGCATCCGGCGCCCACACCGGAAGCTGGTTGAGCAGGCGGCCGTCATCGATCTGGTAGAACGGCGCGATGTCGGTGGCTTTGCGTCCCTCGACATGGCTTGAATCCGGATGCGGCCAGTCGGTGCCCCAGACGATGCGGTCGGCATTGGCCGCGATCAGCGCGCGGGCATAGGGAACCATGTCCTGATAGTCGGGCGCGAGCCTTGACGAGCGATAGGCTCCCGAAATCTTCACATAGGCCTTGCCGGATTTGACGAGCGCGACCAGGTCGGAAAATCCCGGCTGCTCCAGTCCGAGCGAAGCCTCGAGCCCGCCAAAGTGGTCGAACACGGCGGGCACCGGTGCGGCCAGCACGAGGTCCTTGATCGCCGAGATCATCGGCAGCGTCGTATAGAGCTGCACATGCCAGCCGCGCGCCTTCATGCGTTCGATCGCCGCGGTGAAGCGGGTCCGGCCGACATCGGGATCGTTGACGCCGTCGGTGGCGAGATTGATGCGGATGCCGCGGAAGCCGTCAGCCTGCATCGCATCAAGCGCGGCTTCCGTGGTCTTGTCGTCGATCACGGCCACCCCGCGCGCGGTGGCGCCGCGCGCCCTGATGCCGAACAGGCTGGAGGAATTGTCGGCGCCATAGACGCTCGGCGTCACGATCACCACGCGTTCGATATGCAGCGCCTTGTGCAGCGCCGCCATCTCTTCAGGGCTCGCCGGTCCCGGCGTATAGACGCGCCCCGCGAAGAACGGAAACTTTTCGACGTCGCCATGGATGTGGGTGTGGCAGTCGCAGGCGTGCAGCGGAACGTCGAAATTAACCGGCGTCGCGGGCTGCGACGCCCGCGCGAGGGCTTTGCTGGTCATGGGGACTCCGGCGGTAGGGAGGCAAGCAGGACGCTACGTCGGTTGAGATGGTTTCTCCCCCTGTTTGGTTCATTTGAGATCGGAGACAACAACATATCGATCGCGAAGTCACCCCATGTCAGTCGCCCGAAACTGCGCTACCTCGCGATCGAGATAGGGACTGCTCGGACAAGTTGCAATTTAGTGGCCGCGTCAAATATACTCCAGTCCTGGGGGCGAAGATGGGCGATTGGTATCTTTGGGATGGGAGCGAAAACAATGGCCCAATGGACTGGAGCGAGGTCGGCGATCGCATTCAGCGCCATTCCAATCCAGACCTGATCAGGGTTTGGCGGGATGGCTTGGTTGGTTGGAAGACGATTGCAGAGGCCTTGGCCGTAGTCGGCACCGGCTCGCTCGGGGCGGCCAAATTGGAACGCGCCGACGAAGCCCCGCAGTCACCAGTAAGTCGAAATATCGTGGCGAAACACTGGAAAGGCGAATTTCCGCTTGGCATTTCGTACTGGGTCGTCGGCTTAGGCAGCAACATTCTTGCCGGGGTCGTCATCGGTCTGTTGGGTGCCTTCACGCGAGGGTCACACAATCCAACCCGCATCTTCGTGTTCTATGTCTTGCTTTGGTCGTCCATCGCCTGTCTCTGCATCTGGCAATTCGTTGGTACTTGGCGATCCGCTCAACGTCGCAAGGGTGAACGTGCAGCGATGGGAAAGCGCGCGGTGTGGGCCTGGACCGCGCAATTCATGATCTGCCTCGGAGTCTTGAATGCCGTCGTTGTGTTTGTCAGAACGGCGATTCCGCAGATCGCAGAAGCGACGAGTATCGCGTTTATGGATGACCCGCGGATACCGTCCTACTCGATCAGGCTCCTGAACAACGGATCAGAAATTGAAATTTCCGGCGGTATCAAGTTTGGCCTCTCGACCGATTTTGAGAAGATTCTGAACGCGTCACCCGGCGTGGGGGCAGTTCACCTGGACAGCATCGGCGGCCGAATTGGCGAGGGCGAGAGGCTGAGCGCCATCATCAAGAGCAGGGGCTTGGACACTTATGTCGAGGCCAATTGTATGTCCGCCTGCACCCTGGCATTCGTTGCCGGCCGTCAAAGAGTCCTGAAGAAGGGCGCCCAACTGGGTTTTCATCGGGCAGCCTTTGCCGGAGATGACGGGTTGGACGATAGCGCCGAGCGTTCGATCTACAAGGCAGCCGGAATAAGCAGTTCCTTCATAGAGCCCGCTTTGGTGACGCGGAATGCGGACATGTGGAGCCCGTCAGAAGCGGAGTTGCTGTCGGCCCGCGTCGTGACCAGAATATCAAGTGGTGACGAATATGCGTTTGGCGGAACGGGCGGAAGGTTCACGCGAGACGATTGGGACAAGGTGCTTCAGAACTCTGCGTCAATGTACAGGGCGTTGAAGCAGGCTTATCCGCAGACGTACGACGAGATACTGGATATCGTCACGCAGGGCACGTCGAAAGGAATTGCACGAGCCGAGCTGACCGGGCAAGCTCGCGCCAAGGTGACCGAGATCATAGGGAAGCTGCTACCCTTGGCGGACGATTCCGTTTTGATCGATTTTGGAAAGCTTGTCATCGACCAGTACAGCGCAGTTCAGGCGCAGGACGGCGCAGCCTGCTATAGATATGCGTCGGGCCAACCGGATCAAAATCTCATCAAACTGATTCCGGCGCGCTTGGCCGAGCGCGAAGTGGAGTTGAACGCACGAATTATCATGTCGGCGCAAAAGCGCCCTGATCCTGTCACCAACGATCGATCTTGGGAGAAGATCCGGGCAGGCCTTAATCTAAGGGGATATACGGACAAAGACCTCGAATTGCTGAATGG includes the following:
- a CDS encoding error-prone DNA polymerase produces the protein MTTPAYAEIGITTNFSFLRGGSDPRAYVHQASKLGIPVIGIADHNTLAGVVRAWSELDNDKVLHKPKLLIGARIVFIDGTPDIFVYPRDRAAYGRLCQLLTRGKRGDDITRIEKGECRLTFADLLEFSEGQLLVLTLPHRFEAERALDVLAKLRASRAEGVWLAASLIYRGDDRRRLARLDDLAAKANVPLLATNEVLYHDPGRRPLQDVLTCIREKTTIEAVGRKLEANAERFLKTPREMVRLFRDFPEAIAETMRFADRIDFTLDQLKYQYPDEPVPPGKTAQGHLEDLTWAGVDKYFGGIDNIDAKLRATLKKELALIAELKYAHYFLTVHDIVHYARSQNILCQGRGSAANSAVCYVLGITSVDPTKVDLLFERFISKERLEPPDIDVDFEHSRREEVMQYVYRRYGRHRAAIIATIIHYRPRSAIRDVGKALGLTEDVTAALADTVWGSWGKGLNDMQVRQAGLDPNNPMINLAVELATELIEFPRHLSQHVGGYVLTQDRLDTYVPIGNAAMDDRTFIEWDKDDVDALNMMKVDVLALGMLTCIRKCFDLIADHKGTRYELADIKGEDDDEVYQMLQRGESLGVFQVESRAQMNMLPRLKPRTFYDLVIEVAIVRPGPIQGDMVHPYLRRRNGQEKVTYPSPSPEHGPADELYKVLHKTKGVPLFQEQAMRIAIEAARFTSEEANGLRRSMATFRNVGTIGQYEEKLIGNMVARGYDANFARSCFDQIKGFGSYGFPESHAASFAQLVYISSWLKYHHPDAFCCGLLNSQPMGFYAPAQIVGDARKNGVEVRDIDVSYSFAQSTPENTDKKYCAVRLGFRQVDGFHWLDPDEEELKRQQAERQGKVYVTQEDWADRIIKARTRHPFTSLEDFARDTGLPKRALILLADADAFRSLGLDRREALWQVRRLPDDVPLPLFEAATAREQPDEHAKPLPVMPRAEQVVADYQTIRLSLKGHPMEFLREMFSRERVVACKEISHENERRRVRCAGVVLVRQRPGSASGVVFMTLEDETGIANVVVWPKIMEQYRKEVMGARLIEVQGYIQSSPEKVTHLIAQRMIDRSHDLVGLANDALSRKHPVPPGATVVEPLNDDPRAHADMPAQKIRHPRNVRILPPSRDFH
- a CDS encoding efflux RND transporter periplasmic adaptor subunit; the encoded protein is MVVENTKRLQVFTKRRVISSVVLLALAGAGAYGFVYAGAKEKKHSELSSQSRRNAQNFTPTPSEWATLTIEPVKAKTFRAEYVTEGKVAVDEDRSTPVFSPYAGRVTKLLAKPGEMLKQGQPLFTIEAADTVQAQNDFIAAMTAQNKAKSALELSDLQFKRAKDLYEGRAIPLKDYQQAEATQVQAQNDMRSSGTALEAARNKLRILGFTDETIKAFLEKGTINPELTIYSPISGTVVQRKIGPGQYVNSGASDPVFVVGDLSTVWLTAFVRESDAAAVCIGQDITVNVMALPGRPLTAKINYVAAAIDPTTRRLLVRATIDNKDGLLKPEMFANVTIYSAGDRAAPAVPKQSLIYEGDQVRIWVAREDKSVELRQIKIGLINGNLVEVTSNLKPGEQIVVKGSLFIDRAASGS
- a CDS encoding CoA transferase; translated protein: MQSPAGILSDIWTSVGGDGAALERVRLTGEEPQIPSSFRVAVAGQTTIAAAGLAAAEIWRLRSGEAQNVSVDMRHAVAECRSERYLRLDDKPPPPAWDAIAGVYRTGDNRFVRCHTNFPHHRDAVCKVLGCEPEREKVQAALMQWKGEDFETAAYAAGGVVALMRSHDEWSALPQARALAELPLISIEKIGEASPKSWPKGDRPLAGLRVLDLSRVIAGPVAGRTLAAHGADVLLVSGPELPAIPWLTIDTGRGKLTTFIELKSEAGRAQMRELLKGADIFSQGYRPRALAALGLSPEDAAEINPGIVYVTLSAYGHSGPWAERRGFDSLVQTATGFNHAEGQAAGIDGPKELPAQMLDHATGYLMAFGAMMARARQAREGGSWHVRVSLAQTGRWLWNLGRLDGGLNTPDLTGEAVHAAFIETMPSGFGTLKAVRHAALLSTTPAGWSRPATPLGSHPARWPEQS
- a CDS encoding SDR family NAD(P)-dependent oxidoreductase, which encodes MDLGLKGKNAIVLGGTRGIGRAIAATLAGEGANVAVCARNADQVAATVAELKASGIRATGGPVDVTDGAALKSWIESAAKELGGVDLLFANAGAMAQGHDAASWEQNFRLDVLGAVHAFDGARPFLEASGEKSGDAAFVIISSISAAQADLASSYGPIKAALIHMAKGLARQYAKKKIRVNVVSPGTVYFKGGVWNMIEQNMPERYNDAMKRNPTGRMATPQEIASAAVFLASPVSGFTTGSNLVVDGAISNRVNF
- a CDS encoding efflux RND transporter permease subunit; its protein translation is MDRLVALAVNRRFLMVGMFVAVIIGGLIAFNQLNIEAYPDPTPPMVDIVTQSPGLSAEEIERYITIPIETQVAGLKNLTTIRTISLYGLSDVKLQFSFAYTYDEALQQVLNRLAQLAPLPGNVQPQISPLSPIGEIFRYRLVGPPNYSVLDLKTIQDWILQRRFRAVPGVIDVTGWGGKSKTYELQVDFNKLVANGLTLPQLLQAVGNANVNVGGNTVNIGQQSAVVRGVGLIRSIDDLANTMVSQTNGNPVLVKDVATVTVGQKPRLGIAGLDDSDDIVQGIVLMRRGEQSSPTIKRVHQLVQTINNSSILPPGVRIERIYDRGDLIELTTHTVLHNMVVGILLIVLLQWMFLGDLRSALIVGATIPFALFFAVIILVLRGESANLLSVGAIDFGLIVDATVIMVEAIFRRLTQTTPTSESEQMSPETLFGMKSHAILSAAADVSRSIFFAAAIIIAAFLPLFTLSGVEGNIFGPMARTYAYALAGGLLATFTVTPALSAIILPAHVEETETKVMLILHRIYMPVLNWAVANRGIMLGGAVGLVLMTVALSRLLGLEFLPKLEEGNLWIRATLPPTISLQEGNSYVNEMRKVIRARPEVESVVSQHGRPDDGTDAAGFFNAEFFAPLKPASQWPGTRDKEELTAQLLKQLDDRFPGVEFNFSQYLQDNVSEAVSGVKGENSIKLFGSDLQALTDTANKIKSVLATVQGVTDLAVFTSLGQPTVQIDIDRAKAARYGLAPGDINATIKVAIGGDTAGDLYEPGSDRHFPIIVRLAPEYRRSAEAIQNLRIGAPGPNGTVTQIPLSEVATISLVSGAAYIYREQQERYLPIKFSVRERDLGSAIREAQQKIADQVQLPPGSHMEWVGEFGNLQDAIRRLSIVVPISLALIGVLLWFNFGSMTDTLLAMSVIPMAIFGGVLGLLITGTAFSVSAAIGFIALFGIAVMDGIIILSQFNQLIEEGMDRVSAVIRTGELQLRPVLMTCVVAGVGLLPAALSEGIGSQVQKPLAVVVVTGMMLAPVVILVTLPVLISFFSRRAR